In a genomic window of Rhopalosiphum maidis isolate BTI-1 chromosome 4, ASM367621v3, whole genome shotgun sequence:
- the LOC113551091 gene encoding sulfhydryl oxidase 2-like, translated as MLSRFSGHVVVVLLIAALNTGPACTELIGLYEDTDLMEILDKTNFNDKVLQGNTSYVIEFYNAFCGHCIRFSTPWKGFGIQVYGWRNYVKVGVIDCSNEINSQICRDYEVMAYPTVRYFPPRPASDNIGKDFIRSFNIQVMKDFLIKMLQETQKNTTESILCDIQPYEKANVELDTNNILTFIVIDKSNNKLAQELIIDFCPLKKVKIISAENSNTELSDLLKTETYPSLYLVENNNQFKLLASGNNKTSFTNSINKYLETVHMTPFSLIDITTTLYNLLFQKDKGSVHTDNTVYLSDLEATLRYSLEHEILSRSVITGESLTALNSYLELLIECFPSSIRGKKFIKLIWDHTRFNKTVSGEKLGNFINNYELLLKPYVTNHIWMGCEGSQPMYRKYPCGLWTMFHTLAVQASMKNLITFNGKQVLETIAGYVKHFFGCTDCSEHFMNMATTIQTNVSSLDDAVLWLWSAHNQVNQRLKGDVTEDPMHPKILFPSKVHCETCYQNSTDMWNKTEVLKYLKNMYSAISLQKTTYDNIHSQPKNLIISSKRSIDDDDDINYNNNVLDEKVWMFDINTCMVIYILSCIVLMTLFYLLLVKKHCKKNKFIYLILGKV; from the exons ATGTTGTCACGTTTTAGCGGCCACGTTGTGGTCGTCCTGCTCATAGCAGCGCTCAATACTGGTCCGGCGTGCACAGAACTTATTGGCCTATATGAAGACACTGATTTGATGGAAATATTGGATAAAACGAATTTTAATGACAAAGTGTTGCAAGGAAACACATCTTACGTGATTGAGTTTTACAATGCTTTTTGTGGACATTGTATAAGGTTTTCGACCCCTTGGAAAGGATTTGGAATTCAAGTCTACG ggTGGAGGAATTATGTAAAAGTTGGTGTAATTGACTGttcaaatgaaataaacaGTCAAATATGCCGAGATTATGAAGTCATGGCTTATCCTACTGTACGCTACTTTCCTCCTCGGCCAGCATCAGATAATATTGGTAAAGATTTTATTAGATcttttaatatacaagttaTGAAAGATTTTCTCATTAAAATGCTTCAAGAAACTCAAAAAAACACAACTGAATCAATTTTGTGCGATATACAGCCCTACGAAAAAGCCAATGTAGAATtggatacaaataatattttaacatttattgtaattgataAATCAAACAATAAGCTTGCTCAGGAGCTCATTATTGATTTCTGTCCactcaaaaaagttaaaataataagcgcAGAAAATTCTAACACAGAATTGTCTGACCTATTAAAAACAGAAACATATCCAAGTCTTTATCTTGTTGAAAACAATAACCAATTCAAACTTTTAGCAAGTGGAAATAACAAAACAAGTTTTACAAATTCCATTAATAAGTACTTGGAAACAGTGCACATGACTCCATTTagtttaattgatattactacaacgctttataatttattatttcaaaaagacaAAGGTTCAGTGCATACTGATAATACAGTTTATTTGTCAGATTTAGAAGCTACTTTAAGATATTCTTTAGAACATGAGATTCTATCACGGAGTGTTATCACTGGCGAGTCATTAACTGCGTTGAATAGTTACTTAGAACTTCTTATTGAATGTTTCCCTTCTAGTATTAGAggtaaaaaattcattaagtTAATATGGGATCATACACGTTTCAATAAAACAGTGTCTGGAGAGAAACTTggaaattttattaacaactatGAATTGTTGTTAAAACCTTATGTTACTAATCATATTTGGATGGGATGTGAAGGTAGCCAGCCAATGTATAGGAAATATCCATGTGGCTTATGGACTATGTTTCATACACTTGCAGTACAAGCATCTATGAAGAATTTGATAACATTTAATGGAAAACAAGTTTTGGAAACTATTGCTGGTTATGTAAAACATTTCTTTGGATGTACAGATTGTTCTGAACATTTCATGAATATGGCTACAACAATTCAAACCAATGTTTCTTCATTGGATGATGCAGTGCTGTGGCTTTGGTCAGCTCATAATCAAGTAAACCAGAGACTTAAGGGTGATGTTACTGAAGATCCAATgcatccaaaaatattattcccgTCGAAAGTACACTGTGAAACATGTTATCAAAATAGTACTGATATGTGGAATAAAACCGAAGtgctaaaatatttgaaaaatatgtattcagcCATCAGTCTTCAAAAGACaacatatgataatattcattCTCAAcctaaaaatttgataatctCCAGTAAAAGATCTAttgacgatgatgatgatattaattataataacaatgtgcTTGATGAAAAAGTATGGATGTTTGATATTAACACTTGtatggtaatatatattttatcatgtattgttttaatgaccttattttatttactgttgGTGAAGAaacactgtaaaaaaaataaatttatttatttgatactgGGTAAAGTTTGA